A single window of Salvia splendens isolate huo1 chromosome 8, SspV2, whole genome shotgun sequence DNA harbors:
- the LOC121743407 gene encoding probable beta-1,4-xylosyltransferase IRX10L, with product MRNRRLVFALLLCFSTFWRIEAFKFHRAQKTERISGSAGDVLEDDPVGRLKVFVYELPSKYNKKILQKDPRCLTHMFAAEIFMHRFLLSSPVRTLNPEEADWFYTPVYTTCDLTPNGLPLPFKSPRMMRSAIQLISSNWPYWNATEGADHFFIVPHDFAACFHYLEEKAIERGILPLLQRATLVQTFGQRNHVCLKDGSIIIPPYAPPQKMQAHLISPSTPRSIFVYFRGLFYDVGNDPEGGYYARGARASVWENFKDNPLFDISTEHPTTYYEDMQRAIFCLCPLGWAPWSPRLVEAVVFGCIPVIIADDIVLPFADAIPWEDIGVFVAEKDVPKLDTILTSIPIEEILRKQRVLANPSMKQAMLFPHPAQARDAFHQILNGLARKLPHDNSIYIRSGEGVLNWTAGPVGDLKPW from the exons gTAGCGCCGGTGATGTACTGGAAGATGATCCTGTTGGAAGATTAAAAGTTTTTGTTTATGAGCTTCCTAGCAAATACAACAAAAAGATTTTACAGAAAGACCCAAGATGCCTCACCCATATGTTTGCAGCAGAGATTTTTATGCACCGTTTCCTCTTGTCGAGTCCAGTTCGTACTCTTAATCCTGAAGAAGCAGACTGGTTCTACACTCCTGTGTATACAACTTGTGACCTGACACCAAATGGCCTCCCACTACCATTCAAATCACCTCGTATGATGAGAAGTGCTATTCAGCTGATATCTTCTAACTGGCCATATTGGAACGCAACTGAAGGAGCCGATCACTTCTTTATTGTGCCTCATGATTTCGCTGCATGCTTTCACTATCTA GAAGAGAAAGCTATTGAGAGAGGAATCCTTCCGTTGCTCCAACGTGCTACCTTGGTCCAGACTTTTGGACAGCGTAACCATGTTTGCTTAAAGGATGGATCAATCATAATCCCCCCATATGCCCCTCCACAGAAAATGCAGGCTCATCTAATTTCTCCTAGCACTCCTCGATCCATCTTTGTTTACTTCCGAGGTTTGTTTTATGATGTTGGGAATGACCCAGAAGGTGGTTATTATGCAAG AGGTGCGCGCGCATCAGTGTGGGAGAACTTTAAGGACAATCCCCTCTTTGATATCTCCACGGAACACCCAACTACATACTACGAAGACATGCAGAGAGCAATCTTCTGCCTTTGCCCGCTCGGTTGGGCCCCATGGAGTCCTAGGCTGGTTGAAGCAGTTGTATTTGGCTGCATCCCTGTTATCATAGCTGATGACATTGTCTTACCTTTTGCTGATGCAATTCCATGGGAAGATATTGGTGTTTTCGTCGCAGAGAAGGATGTCCCTAAGCTGGATACAATACTAACCTCGATTCCAATTGAAGAGATACTGAGGAAGCAAAGAGTACTAGCCAATCCATCTATGAAACAGGCGATGTTGTTTCCGCATCCTGCTCAGGCACGGGATGCCTTCCATCAGATATTGAATGGGCTCGCTCGTAAGTTGCCTCATGACAATAGTATTTACATAAGAAGTGGTGAAGGCGTATTAAACTGGACTGCGGGACCTGTGGGTGACCTAAAACCTTGGTAG